The following proteins are encoded in a genomic region of Neospora caninum Liverpool complete genome, chromosome XI:
- a CDS encoding putative meiotic recombination protein DMC1-like protein, which translates to MATLTESKSARKHISSTPHLDVAADDANDTFQSIDKLQAAGINAADINKLKQAGYCTVLSIVQTTKKELCLVKGISEVKVEKIVEAAAKLGMCNTFITGVELVQKRGRVIKITTGSDQLDQLLGGGFETMSITELFGENRCGKTQICHTVCVTAQLPRDMKGGCGKVCYIDTEGTFRPEKIQGIAERFGLDGDGVLDNIMYARAFTTEHMYQLLTIAAAKMCEERFSVLIVDSIIALFRVDFSGRGELADRQQKLNKMLSVMMKLAEQYNLAVLLTNQVMSDPGGGLTFTANPTKPVGGHVLGHASTTRLSMRKGKGDQRIVKVYDAPNLPESECIIQLSSKGVIDVIE; encoded by the exons ATGGCGACACTGACTGAGAGCAAATCAGCCCGGAAACACATTTCATCCACTCCTCATCTTGATGTTGCTGCGGACGATGCGAACGATACGTTCCAAAGCATC GATAAACTCCAAGCAGCAGGCATTAATGCTGCTGACATCAACAAGCTTAAGCAAGCCGGCTACTGCACCGTTCTGTCTATCGTCCAGACAACG aagaaggaactaTGCCTCGTAAAGGGAATTTCAGAAGTTAAAGTCGAGAAAATCGTTGAAGCAGCGGCTAAATTGGGCATGTGCAATACATTCATCACTGGTGTTGAATTGGTCCAAAAACGAGGGCGAGTCATCAAGATTACCACTG GGTCTGACCAGCTCGACCAACTCCTGGGAGGTGGTTTCGAGACTATGTCGATCACCGAATTATTTGGGGAAAACCGATGTGGCAAAACGCAAATATGCCATACTGTTTGTGTCACCGCGCAACTACCTCGAGACATGAAAGGAGGGTGTGGCAAG GTCTGTTACATTGATACGGAAGGAACCTTTCGGCCTGAGAAAATCCAGGGGATTGCTGAGCGTTTTGGCTTGGACGGAGATGGGGTACTTGATAATATCATGTATGCCCGGGCATTTACAACAGAACATATGTACCAGCTCCTCACAATTGCCGCCGCAAAG ATGTGCGAGGAACGTTTTT CTGTTCTCATCGTCGACTCGATCATTGCCCTTTTCCGAGTGGATTTCTCCGGAAGGGGAGAACTCGCAGACAGGCAACAGAAGCTGAACAAGATGCTTAGCGTCATGATGAAGCTAGCTGAGCAGTATAACCTGGCAGTGCTCCTAACGAATCAGGTCAT GTCCGACCCCGGAGGGGGATTAACATTTACTGCGAACCCTACAAAACCAG TGGGCGGTCACGTTCTCGGCCACGCGTCTACGACACGCCTTTCCATGCGCAAGGGAAAGGGCGACCAACGCATTGTAAAAGTGTACGATGCACCCAATTTGCCGGAGTCTGAGTGTATCATTCAGTT GTCATCCAAAGGAGTAATCGACGTGATTGAGTGA
- a CDS encoding TBC1 domain family member 23, related, whose translation MPASSVPSSDQDVPSLSPPSPAAASLDAVLAADPAARALASGQRRCEAPQGAPEGTGETGRRDEAFDGGRGGRGRGEEGRIGDEREGVSQRAGEDSAVESRGVSSVRTRRSDPTQTGADAQRTCHESAREDTDEAEERMPAFASAQREEPTEQPGRPGGDDASAQASKETVTDLREAHGREKEMESETDTRGLKQRESSCTLSRLPTSSTGIPAHDWTSSLASLSSSGRSAASPASCGSIDFAYGLHLEEGDSEMLTLAGVSQSKGYMPSRAHPVPRPLSTKKTRGVAEAGADRGRDEVARTEQEGPKSAESHESPVALSAPQRASCGLGAAVASDEGNEEGSEDAVAGGKMETDPAREGFRLSSALLKPSCEGDAGTTEQEDGAMNTGEKKGRGSPVQGASGRDHKGFRGLLPDKSGPGAERREETGDSKASFPACEGTDGNETSDGCSPGDSSALPSELTPASPAPASPAPASSGPQPVALLSSTLTGPSSKSPRVVCSPGQASLSASLLPASCPPACPPPACPSPSPASTRSACLSFVSAAAAAPQEAEATGRLSETPISRTARCGDSSPSVSAHEAAQNASPLSSACPLPASSPSRLRGCSREPSPPRLPPGSLRGMGPTSWSLRHPRRADTPDLTASDSPVGSRSASRNADAAAAWIRGNTGARASAFCLPESSSFEERETEECSLSGEDGRHRDEKAETTPVSSASSPGIRGAEEETNAEDLGEEETRRGDDSEGEKESEEETAHAHVEGKDALNAKERGNQSREETPSKGELDGGYSREGSSFPRSGSTEPCAGTGEGSDRQPGEAQSTDASSGLPGNPGSGVPPARAVLSRGPSSPSSAREPGPTWRRRPAQPLLVSLEKAASMDGTASARTEAAERLRLGLPGVGRRRVSSPSPSSREPVSLRQQALEAELVHLLRAVRACDGREAERVEKARAPESASLSREQEQEEERDQEEEREQGEEPGGEEGVRDRNARREARENGKECGQSKGQNGESEDSAHGTDLRRDRAALMDRIRCIVSEMEVGLPMDLRGATWQVLLGVEEDPDRDARLAESIKETTLDEPNQRVIRSDVERTRASLAFYRDAGSRAWMEKLLTSYCKTCHIKYKQGLNELLAPFLYLKDREGFSVASVFNCFRAFVRRFLPAMFCDDEFTSLQCAFHLFKHLLAYHDPALADFLESHFVTPELYVTPWFLTLFSSKTSLLVLFALWDKYVAEGDPDFFPFLALALLICCRTDIQRTEVSQLPETLSKIAIHSVEQLREVWALAKELKAQTPLSFSVRMFASQHGSLVRCLQPLQQLEMESAFFTFPEEVLNHAYGLTGRPSAEPGRLVSLPSPPATASARNAPLALFPPDASEEPSSAAAGAVAARKLVAPLVQMAPQWKMLLLDLRPAWCFEAGRLPPAIHIDLLGDWRATLSALLGVFDPSSQHVASSRASSSPSSLHLRAGLRHLAGGFRSTGARRSSKLKPSSSTHASSPAAAASSESHRVQAAHREEREASPQPSPASGAGEASAGSRREGAREESVQGSRGGDTGGCGDTARRESSASSSLLEREDVHSLVHSHVEKKGSQQSLSAPFSPSSACGSAEKARCPREGDGEQDGGEQNGDEKGGEEDAEVLALIPRARHTSSSKLEKGGAASRLFLRSFRRRSHQSVTSQAARSSEASAVLLGRGSAAKEVKRASDRPGEGDSTGEMRSDGSAVAALAAPPSSLQRETSGRREGTRRDSEAGEPGTPAKCPGKAAPLSVLWEEAASNALESDDDSLGVFSDDPSLYFKGHIHPRRQLCLLSNSREAACLLSTSLRKPDPSLVFSKAAFQEPAREDCMQAADDRGSRPLHAPCSAVSNAFSAGEQTRCGAGGEAGAPVEPRRNTRGWTFRKGTAPDGEKQRAANAGGSAETTPESAKDGVSTGLPVPSSRDASPMRRPSPGSQRRGNQETGEEERKGPQGKGGRVRVDAKEESRRRGPEEGADVEGHPCDVGDHEAHRPAVVSLSSARPISLRSLVASEDASEHLEVARTLKTCGASPGAGPRGRVDGVRIPRRRRVASRLPRLPRLPPRAEDWRERESPVVGHAGASPPFDQVLPRPCLSDGESPLSGGKTAGGGWVSACPLSIAPFPSLSPSTQGRGQAALRGGRYKRDSEARHTPALCVPVGSAPESACVDDSPQTGNALSLRQRSSSGREGEDAPTSRVREAVKAFHFGPRAAGGDAEERENSAGKDEKENEEPLSVLPSALAPMQSGDRCHSPTGVPLSSFWGGTGAGTAKLFYSRALTLEENAESFREEKVQMPTHHACLITSEETSYEEALEVYRVLTQEMGVRWVSIAKGGYRACHDVAVREGLELVDHNPAACPLCTESPSAGETSHRSRRGSLLSRPSSPALGPSGPVPASARMLKTTPTPPHSSGGLADRSQSMLANQVRPSEKASGAKRTGSSFSSFLPLKSLSTSPRSASPSPHHVPDAAWFPSLGGRDSAGLAFGGWGPAGLHSSPLSVGFLSDLPVGLSPGSVSVRGAGLMSGDDEPGKGGASRGGPFAGASPFSSDGVSPSGEDSAISPFGDQATDSHAPREFPALPERRAGAGACGRDRESRHLSVPTSSSQGGGIPFSGIIGAWRRFSATARSPRIGSLGSAGAGGEARGSGSRGGRTGGPPVTRETRSQQRGSEGKADVDLQSVGLHGAFPQRRRDSPGEPGEALGFVCPYHTEGTPVSAFAPGQGVSLGYSSHSFAPPGAAMLAPVSADSPAPGYPLSLVPLGDVCLLFPPFCPHCHGALSGPGSSRAASTSSRSGSSPGERGTGLPCAAACAPCGGYAVPPSAGAWRCCASCGAAVSPCCVEPAPSPPAGVGASRPAKEGRTSGPLRGERQEGGARAEKKEGPGDAPPVHTGDRNEGGARPVGPAAAPVRSGTLAHIPTLPVSLYLLNWRDLVTSQYTEQLRCFHCFIEGVFQPSVELVLESRRRALQRRVGDELAGQLGEKREEAESAGSPLCEGNEQGDGDGSSYRQGSASVDGEERYTFCSIAPRENASPKERKTRSLSGSPADVTSPSNRRGGSFAAGISGEAPGSPASPKKGRRSFLGVFHAASPEATSASPASGGKRSQSSASVASLPSRGLSGGDAAASGVPLQSLASSVAGQFVAAGLGEGYTYLREWQMNRPTPESCRIMITPARLLLVSAPEPMLVRRRRVVGCDRTFRGEPAQKAERKPAARREAKAEAASEAEGAPSEEEGTEGGEREGGEQETGRAEETPAFLGLLGGGNRVIEGRDVEEFCGLVPSPPPGQSPAPRGEGDRAGEGETERRLETSVGGQAALNPVAETRERRKSEGEQDETHLEEVVQVYASFELSEILKITSKKNNSKLLCFYFNANKTQPLMVLRFESSPAAHDCIGHVRGLYRLLKTHRSHQTSQPASASSR comes from the exons ATGCCTGCGTCTTCAGTTCCTTCTTCGGATCAGgacgttccttctctctctccgccctcccCGGCCGCTGCTAGCCTCGACGCTGTCCTTGCTGCGGAccccgccgcgcgcgcgctcgcgtcAGGCCAGCGGCGATGTGAGGCGCCACAGGGAGCGCCCGAagggacgggagagacaggtcGGAGGGACGAGGCCTTCGACGGCGggaggggagggagagggcgaggcgaagaggggaGAATCGGCGACGAAAGGGAGGGAGTGAGTCAGCGAGCTGGCGAGGACTCAGCAGTGGAGTCTCGCGGCGTCAGCAGCGTGCGCACTCGTCGCTCGGATCCAACACAGACAGGAGCAGATGCGCAACGCACATGCCACGAGTCAGCGCGAGAGGATacggacgaggcagaagagcgcATGCCTGCGTTCGCGTCcgcgcagcgagaagagccgaCTGAACAGCCTGGGAGACCTGGAGGGGACGACGCTTCGGCACAAGCGAGCAAAGAGACTGTGACAGACCTGAGGGAAGCACacggacgagagaaggagatggagagcGAGACTGACACGCGCGGACTGAAGCAGCGTGAGTCCTCGTGCACTTTGTCGCGTCTCCCAACTTCGAGCACAGGTATCCCAGCACACGACTGGACCTCGAGCTTggcgtctttgtcttcgtctGGGCGTTCTGCAGCATCGCCGGCCTCGTGCGGCTCCATCGACTTCGCCTATGGATTACACCTCGAGGAGGGAGACTCGGAGATGCTCACCCTGGCGGGTGTCTCTCAAAGCAAAGGGTATATGCCGTCGCGCGCACATCCGGTTCCGCGGCCTTTGTccacgaagaagacgcgaggcgtTGCGGAAGCGGGAGCAGATCGAGGCCGTGACGAGGTCGCGAGGACCGAGCAGGAGGGGCCCAAGTCAGCGGAGAGTCACGAGTCACCTGTCGCTCTTTCGGCTCCTCAGAGGGCGAGCTGTGGGTTGGGAGCGGCCGTGGCGTCAGACGAAGGGAATGaggagggaagcgaagacgcagtAGCAGGCGGCAAGATGGAAACCGATCCTGCGCGAGAGgggtttcgtctctcttctgcgttgCTCAAACCGAgctgcgagggagacgcaggtACGACAGAACAGGAAGACGGTGCGATGaacacgggagagaagaaaggtcGTGGTTCACCAGTGCAGGGCGCTTCCGGCAGAGACCACAAAGGCTTTCGCGGGCTTCTTCCCGACAAGTCTGGGCCaggggcggagagaagggaagagaccgGCGACTCGAAAGCCTCGTTTCCGGCCTGTGAAGGGACAGACGGCAACGAGACTTCTGACGGATGCTCCCCTGGCGACTCTTCCGCGCTTCCCTCTGAGTTGACGCCtgcttctccagcgcctgcctctccagcgcctgCCTCATCCGGTCCACagcctgtcgctcttctttcgtcgACGCTCACAGGTCCCTCTTCTAAGTCGCCTCGTGTCGTGTGTTCGCCTGGACaggcgtctctttccgcgtctcttcttcctgcttcctGTCCGCCTGCTTGTCCTCCGCCTGCTtgtccttctccgtctcctgcgtcgacGAGGTCCGCCTGTttgtccttcgtctctgcagcggcggcAGCTCCGCAAGAAGCGGAGGCAACGGGGCGTCTTTCGGAGACACCGATCTCCCGCACCGCTCGCTGTGGTgactcctcgccttccgtctctgcccACGAAGCAGCACAGAATGCAAgtcctctttcttcggcCTGTCCACTTCCTGCGAGCTCTCCCTCACGCCTTCGAGGATGTTCGCGCGAaccgtcgcctccgcgtctgcctcccGGCTCTTTGCGCGGCATGGGCCCCACCAGCTGGTCACTTCGCCACCCGCGACGCGCAGATACACCCGATCTGACTGCGAGCGACTCTCCGGTAGGCTCAAGAAGCGCGTCTCGGAACGCGGATGCGGCGGCAGCGTGGATTCGCGGCAACACGGGAGCCCGGGCGAGTGCGTTTTGCTTGCCGGAATCTTCCAGCTTCGAAGAgcgcgaaacggaggaaTGCAGCCTCTCGGGCGAGGACGGTCGGCatcgagacgagaaggcagagaccacacccgtctcttctgcatcgTCTCCGGGGATTcgaggagctgaagaagagacaaatgCAGAAGACctcggcgaggaggaaacgcgcagaggcgacgattctgagggcgagaaggaaagcgaggaagagacggcgcacGCGCACgtcgaaggaaaagacgcgcTGAATGCCAAAGAGCGGGGGAATCAAAGTCGTGAAGAAACGCCCTCGAAAGGTGAACTAGATGGTGGCTACTCACGTGAGGGAAGTTCCTTTCCGCGCTCCGGTAGCACAGAGCCCTGCGCAGGGACAGGCGAAGGTTCCGACAGACAGCCCGGCGAAGCGCAGTCCACAGACGCATCGTCTGGGCTTCCAGGCAATCCAGGCTCGGGTGTCCCTCCGGCGCGCGCCGTCTTGTCTCGCGgtccgtcgtcgccttcttcggcgagAGAGCCTGGCCCCACCTGGCGTCGCCGACCAGCGCAGCCGCTTCTCGTGAgtctcgagaaggcggcgagcaTGGACGGGACTGCGAGTGCTCGGACGGAGGCCGCGGAGAGACTCCGCCTGGGTCTGCCAGGTGTGGGGCGGAGACgggtctcctcgccgtcccccAGCAGCCGCGAGCCCGTCAGCCTTCGCCAGCAGGCTCTCGAGGCGGAACTCGTTCACCTCCTGCGTGCAGTCCGCGCGTGCGACGGACGAGAAGCCGAAAGGGTGGAGAAAGCGCGGGCGCCAGagtccgcctctctctcgagagaacaagaacaagaggaagagagagatcaagaagaagagagagaacaaggagaggagccgggaggagaggagggggTGAGGGATAGAAatgcgaggcgagaggcgcgtgaGAATGGCAAAGAGTGTGGCCAGTCGAAGGGTCAAAAcggggagagcgaggacagcGCTCATGGCACAGACCttcggagagacagggcggctCTCATGGATCGGATCCGGTGCATTGTGTCCGAAATGGAGGTTGGACTGCCGATGGATTTGCGAGGCGCGACGTGGCAGGTTCTTCTCGGCGTCGAGGAGGACCCAGACAGGGACGCGCGACTCGCCGAAAGCATCAAGGAGACAACTCTGGATGAACCGAATCAGCGGGTGATTCGAAGCGATGTGGAAAGAAcccgcgcgtcgctcgcctttTATCGCGACGCAGGAAGCCGCGCGTGGATGGAAAAACTCCTCACAAGCTACTGCAAAACGTGCCACATTAAATACAAACAGGGTCTCAACGAGCTCCTCG CGCCTTTCCTGTACTTGAAAGATCGCGAGGGGTTTTCGGTGGCGAGCGTGTTCAATTGTTTCCGCGCGTTCGTGCGGCGCTTTCTGCCTGCGATGTTCTGCGACGACGAGTTCACGAGTCTCCAGTGCGCGTTTCATCTCTTCAAGCACCTGCTGGCCTACCACGATCCCGCGCTCGCCGACTTCCTCGAAAGCCATTTCGTGACCCCTGAGCTGTACGTGACGCCGTGGTTTCTGACGCTCTTTTCGTCCAAGACCAGCCTCCTGGTGTTGTTTGCTCTCTGGGACAAGTACGTCGCGGAGGGCGACCCAgacttcttccccttcctcgcgctcgcgctcCTGATTTGCTGCCGCACAGACATCCAGCGCACTGAGGTGTCCCAGCTGCCCGAGACGCTCTCCAAAATCGCGATCCACTCCGTCGAGCAACTGCGCGAGGTCTGGGCGCTCGCCAAGGAGCTGAAGGCGCAGACGCCCCTCAGTTTCTCCGTCCGCATGTTCGCCTCGCAGCACGGCTCGCTGGTCCGTTGCCTGCAGCCGCTCCAGCAACTCGAGATGGAGTCtgccttcttcaccttcccCGAGGAAGTCCTGAACCACGCGTACGGCCTGACGGGACGGCCGAGTGCAGAGCCAGGCAgacttgtctctctcccttccccgcCCGCCACCGCCTCGGCCCGAAACGCGCCCctcgctctgtttcctcctgACGCCTCCGAGGAACCCTCTTCCGCGGCGGCGGGTGCGGTGGCTGCGCGGAAACTCGTCGCGCCACTCGTGCAGATGGCGCCGCAGTGGAAGATGCTTCTCCTGGATTTGCGCCCCGCGTGGTGTTTTGAAGCCGGCAGACTACCACCCGCTATCCACATCGATTTGCTCGGCGACTGGCGGGCGACGCTCTCTGCTCtgctcggcgtcttcgatCCGTCAAGTCAGCacgtcgcctcttcgcgcgcgtcgtcttcgccttcttcgctccacCTCCGCGCGGGCCTCCGTCACCTCGCCGGCGGCTTCCGCAGCACCGGCGCGCGGCGGTCCTCGAAACTGAAgccttcgtcttcgacgcatgcgtcttctccggcggCCGCGGCGTCGTCGGAGAGTCACCGCGTGCAGGCGGCACAtcgagaagagcgggaggcGTCGCCCCAGCCTTCGCCCGCCTctggcgccggcgaggccaGTGCGGGttcgaggagagaaggcgcgagagaagagagcgtgCAGGGGtctcgaggcggagacaccggcgggTGTGGAGACACGGCGCGGCGGGAGTCGAGCGCGAGCTCGTCGCTTCTGGAGCGCGAAGACGTGCACTCCCTCGTCCACTCTCacgtggagaagaaaggatcTCAGCAGTCGCTCTCGGCGcccttctccccgtcttccgcATGCGGATCAGCTGAGAAGGCGCGGTGCCcgagagagggcgacggcgaacaaGACGGGGGCGaacaaaacggagacgagaaaggcggcgaggaagacgctgAGGTTCTCGCGCTGATTCCTCGAGCTCGGCACACATCGTCTTCGAAGCTGGAGAAAGGgggcgcagcttctcgcctcttcctccgcagttttcgccgtcgctctcacCAATCGGTGACCTCGCAAGCTGCGCGCAGCTCCGAGGCGTCCGCCGTGCTGCTAGGCCGCGGGTCTGCTGCGAAGGAGGTGAAAAGAGCGAGCGACAGACCGGGCGAAGGAGACTCGACGGGAGAGATGCGAAGCGACGGCAGCGCTGTCGCAGCTTTGGCCGCacccccctcttctcttcaaagagaaacaagcggacggagagaaggaactcgCAGGGATTCCGAGGCTGGCGAGCCCGGGACCCCGGCAAAGTGTCCAGGGAAAGCTGCGCCGCTGTCTGTGCTCTGGGAGGAGGCTGCCTCGAATGCCCTCGAGTCCGACGACGACAGCCTCGGCGTCTTTTCCGACGACCCTTCTTTGTATTTCAAGGGACACATACACCCGAGACGGCAACTCTGTCTGTTGTCGAATTCGCGTGAGGCtgcgtgtcttctttcgaCTTCACTGCGGAAGCCCGACCCTTCGCTGGTCTTCTCCAAGGCGGCTTTCCAGGAAccggcgcgagaagactgcatgcaggccgCCGACGACCGCGGGAGTCGCCCGCTCCACGCACCTtgctccgctgtctccaaCGCGTTCTCGGCGGGGGAGCAGACACGGTGTGGGgccggaggcgaggccggcGCGCCCGTGGAGCCCAGAAGGAACACGCGCGGCTGGACGTTCCGAAAGGGGACAGCGCCTGAcggggagaagcagagagcggcgaacgCGGGAGGCAGTGCGGAGACAACGCCCGAGTCTGCGAAAGACGGCGTCTCCACGGGCCTTCCTGTCCCGTCGTCCAGAGACGCGTCTCCGATGCGACGGCCGAGTCCCGGGtcacagaggcgaggaaaccaggagacaggcgaggaagaacggaaggGCCCTCAGGGAAAAGGTGGAAGGGTACGCGTCgacgcgaaagaggaaagtcGACGCCGGGGCCCAGAGGAAGGGGCGGATGTAGAGGGACACCCGTGTGATGTCGGGGACCACGAGGCGCATCGGCCcgccgttgtctctctctcgtctgctcgCCCTATCTCTCTTCGCAGCCTGGTAGCCTCGGAAGATGCCAGCGAACATCTTGAGGTTGCGAGAACTCTCAAAACgtgcggcgcctctccgggCGCGGGGCCTCGTGGGCGGGTGGACGGCGTCCGAATCcctcggcgacggcgcgtcgcgtcgcgtcttccgcgtcttccgcgtctcccgccgcggGCGGAGGActggagggaaagagagtcGCCAGTCGTCGGCCACGCGGgtgcctcgcctccgtttGACCAAGTCCTGCCGAGACCCTGTCTCTCTGACGGGGAGAGTCCGTTGTCGGGAGGGAAGACAGCGGGCGGCGGGTGGGTTTCCGCGTGTCCGCTCTCGATCgctcccttcccttctctttcgccgtcCACGCAAGGTCGCGGCCAGGCTGCACTACGAGGCGGACGGTACAAGCGCGACTCCGAGGCGAGGCATACACCTGCACTGTGCGTGCCTGTCGGGAGTGCGCCGGAGTCTGCGTGCGTGGATGATTCGCCGCAAACAGGAAATGCACTCAGTCTACGCCAGCGTTCATCCTCcggacgagagggagaagacgcgcctaCGAGTCGGGTCCGGGAGGCTGTGAAAGCTTTTCACTTCGGGCCGCGGGCCGCTGGCGGCGatgcggaagagagagagaacagtgccgggaaggacgaaaaggaaaacgaagagccACTGTCTGTTCTGCCTTCGGCTCTCGCCCCCATGCAATCTGGAGACAGATGCCACAGCCCCACAGGCGTCCCGCTCTCGTCGTTTTGGGGGGGGACAGGGGCGGGGACGGCGAAGCTCTTTTACAGTCGGGCGCTGACGttggaggaaaacgcggagtCTTTCCGCGAAGAGAAGGTCCAGATGCCGACACACCACGCCTGCCTCATCACGTCCGAGGAGACGAGTTATGAAGAAGCTCTCGAGGTGTACCGAGTCCTCACACAGGAAATGGGGGTGCG CTGGGTCAGCATCGCCAAGGGCGGCTATCGGGCCTGCCATGATGTGGCGGTGCGCGAGGGGCTGGAGTTGGTGGACCACAACCCTGCGGCGTGTCCGCTCTGCACAGAGTCGCCCAGCGCGGGAGAAACGAGTCATCGAAGTCGCCGAGGCTCGTTGCTCAGtcggccgtcttctcccgctctggGCCCGAGTGGTCCGGTTCCCGCCTCAGCCCGCATGCTCAAGACCACCCCCACGCCACCCCACAGTTCCGGGGGCCTTGCGGATCGGAGTCAAAGCATGTTGGCTAACCAGGTTCGGCCGTCTGAGAAGGCCTCTGGGGCGAAGCGCACaggctcttccttctcgtctttcctcccaCTAAAGAGTCTGTCCACCTCTCcgcgttctgcctcgccctcgccgcacCACGTCCCGGACGCTGCGTGGTTCCCCTCCCTCGGAGGAAGAGACTCCGCCGGTCTCGCCTTCGGGGGCTGGGGCCCCGCGGGACTCCACAGTTCCCCACTCTCTGTGGGGTTCCTTTCGGACCTGCCTGTGGGGCTGTCGCccggctctgtctccgttcgtgGGGCTGGGTTGATGTCCGGCGACGACGAGCCGGGGAAGGGAGGCGCCTCGAGAGGAGGCCCCTTCGCGggcgcgtcgccgttctcgtcAGACGGGGTGTCTCCAAGTGGAGAAGACTCTGCTATCTCTCCTTTCGGCGACCAGGCGACAGACTCGCACGCGCCTCGCGAGTTCCCCGCACtgccggagagacgcgctggagcaggcgcctgcgggcgagacagggagTCGAGACACCTGTCGGTCCCCACGTCCTCCAGCCAAGGCGGGGGCATCCCTTTCAGCGGGATCATCGGGGCCTGGCGGCGGTTTTCTGCGACGGCACGCAGTCCCCGGATCGGCAGTCTGGGCTCCGCGGGCGCGGGGGGCGAGGCCCGCGGCTCCGGGTCCCGAGGCGGCCGGACCGGCGGGCCACCTGTCACTCGGGAGACGAGGTCCCAGCAGCGCGGCTCCGAGGGAAAGGCCGATGTCGATCTCCAGTCTGTGGGGCTGCACGGGGCCTTTCcacagcgaaggagagacagccctGGAGAGCCGGGCGAGGCGCTGGGGTTCGTCTGTCCCTACCACACTGAGGGGacacctgtctccgcgtttgCACCCGGTCAGggtgtctccctcggctACAGCTCCCACAGTTTCGCCCCTCCTGGCGCAGCGATGttggcgcctgtctctgcggaCAGCCCCGCTCCAGGGTACCCCCTGTCGCTCGTGCCGCTCGGCgacgtgtgtctcctctttccgccGTTCTGTCCCCACTGCCACGGCGCCTTGTCCGGGCCCGGCTCGTCTCGCGCCGCTTCGACATCCTCTCGTTCTGGGTCGTCGCCAGGGGAACGCGGCACGGGGCTCCCCTGCGCTGCTGCCTGCGCGCCCTGTGGGGGCTACGCCGTCCCGCCGTCGGCCGGAGCGtggcgctgctgcgcgagTTGTGGGGCCGCAGTCTCGCCGTGTTGCGTTGAGCCTGCGCCGAGTCCACCGGCGGGCGTGGGGGCCTCGCGGCCCGCCAAGGAGGGACGCACGTCGGGCCCTctgcgaggcgagcggcaggaaggcggagcacgagccgagaagaaagaaggaccaggagacgcgccgcccgtgcacaccggagacagaaacgaaggcggagCTCGGCCTGTCGGGCCTGCCGCAGCGCCGGTAAGGAGCGGAACGCTCGCGCACATTCCTACGCTCCCCGTCAGTCTCTATCTGCTCAACTGGCGAGACTTGGTCACTTCCCAGTACACGGAGCAGCTGCGATGTTTCCACTGTTTCATCGAGGGTGTCTTTCAGCCCTCCGTGGAGCTCGTCCTGGAATCTCGACGCCGCGCACTGCAGAGAAGGGTCGGAGACGAACTCGCCGGCCAGTTgggcgaaaaaagagaggaagcagagagcgcaggGAGCCCCCTATGCGAGGGCAATGAACAGGGAGACGGGGACGGGTCCAGTTACAGGCAGGGATCTGCGTCTGTCGATGGCGAAGAACGGTACACCTTTTGCTCCATCGCTCCtcgcgaaaacgcgtctccgaaagagaggaaaacgcggtcGTTGTCGGGGTCGCCTGCGGACGTGACCTCGCCGTCGAACCGCCGCGGCGGCTCCTTCGCCGCGGGGATCTCCGGAGAAGCTCCGGgatcgcctgcgtctccgaagAAAGGCCGACGCAGTTTTCTCGGCGTTTTCCATGCCGCATCGCCCGAAGCGACGTCCGCGTCGCCAGCTTCGGGGGGGAAGCGTTCGCAGTCCTCCGCGTCGGTAGCTTCGCTCCCGAGTCGCGGCCTTtccggcggagacgccgctgcGTCCGGAGTGCCGCTgcagtctctcgcgtcttcggtTGCGGGGCAATTCGTGGCCGCAGGCCTCGGCGAGGGGTACACCTATCTCCGAGAGTGGCAAATGAATCGCCCTACGCCGGAGAGCTGCCGCATTATGATCACGCCGGCGCGACTCCTCCTCGTGAGCGCGCCCGAGCCGATGCTCgtgcggcgccggcgcgtgGTTGGCTGCGACAGAACGTTCCGTGGAGAGCCGGCGCAGAAAGCCGAGCGGAAaccagcggcgagaagagaggcgaaagcggaagctgcgagcgaagcggaaggggcgccgagcgaggaagaagggacggaaggcggagaacgTGAAGGGGGTGAGCAGGAGACGGGGCgtgcagaagagacgccggcgtTTTTGGGACTTCTTGGCGGGGGAAACCGCGTGATAGAAGGACGCGATGTCGAGGAATTCTGCGGACTTGTTCCGAGTCCGCCGCCTGGGCAGAGCCCGGCGCCTcggggcgaaggagacagggccggggaaggcgagacagagaggcgactggAGACTTCGGTGGGCGGGCAAGCGGCACTGAACCCAGTCGCGGAGACACgtgagcgaagaaaaagcgaaggGGAACAGGACGAAACGCACTTGGAGGAGGTCGTGCAGGTCTACGCGTCCTTCGAACTCTCAGAGATTCTCAAGATCACCAGCAAAAAAAACAACTCGAAGCTGCTCTGTTTCTACTTCAACGCCAATAAG ACACAACCTCTGATGGTGCTGAGATTCGAAAGCTCCCCTGCAGCTCATGACTGCATCGGACACGTGCGAG GCCTCTATCGCCTTCTGAAGACCCACCGCTCCCACCAGACATCGCAGCCGGCCTCTGCGAGTTCGAGATGA